The genomic segment CAGGAACCGTTTGACAAAACGTTGAAGAAGAAGATGAAAAAACAAAAAGAAAATCCTGAAGACAACATTGACACGCTCATTGTCAAACAGACAGCCCAGAACGGTGAAAATGCAGATCACGATCATGATGACGCCGATGCGAAAGACAACAACAATGTCGATGACGACAAAACCGAAGACGGGACCGAGGCATCAGCGGCGTCCAGGATAGATATCAAAGCCTGAGCCATAGGATGGTAAACAATGGATTTCTCAAGTAACTTAGTAATTGACCTTCTGTTAAACGTAGCCGGTTTTCTGGTCGCCGGAGCACTGGCCCTGACAGTATATGCTATCTATCAACGTCGCCTGCGACCAACAGCGACATCACCGGAAGAGCCCGCCCCGGAAGAACCGACACCAGTTCCCCGGGTATCTATCGCCAGACCTATCAGAAATGGTACGGGTGAGTTTATTACCCTGGGGGCTACACCGGACTCCAGTCAGAACACGATGAAGACGACCGGGCACTCACGTCGGGCACAGGTTATCCAAGCCGCGCGCGAGATGATCAATGCCGGAGCAACCGACGGTGAAGTCAGATCGACTGTTCCAGTCTCTGACGCAGAACTTGCCGTTCTCAACATTGGACGAAAAAAACAACAAATAGAGGAGCGATAAAATGTCTACGGACAGCCCTTTCTTTCTATCCAAAGTGGAATGCCCAATCTGCAAGACGATCAATGAATTTGAGACCGTCAAAATGGGTGCCTTCGTAGAAGAAGGACGCGATACTGACTTCTGTCCACAGGAGATCAAGTGGCGTTTTCCAAAGTACCAATCCTACAATCCACTCGCATTCTTTGTGGCAACCTGCAGCAATTGTTACTATTCCCGCGAGTTTAACAATTCGTTCAAAGAGTGGAAACGCGACAACAACTTCCGCACCTATCGTCTGAAAGTTACCAAGGAGGTTCATCTGGATCAATTGGCGACATCGGATTCGGTGGTCAAACGTCTTGGCGAGGCCATCGACATGAGCCGTTATCCCAATGAAACCGCCATAATGAAGCTATTTCTGGCCATATTTGACGAACAAACATCGGATCATCACGCCAAACTTGACATCGGAAGATTCTACCTCCGTATCGGCTGGGTCTTCAGAGGATTACAGTCATTTGAGAACCCATTTCAGGCTTCTCTGCAAGGAATGCTTGCGGATTTGAAATCGCGCTATGAGGCGGTTTGGGGAGCGGTAGATCAATCGCGCAAAGCCATTGGTACTTTTGGTCAATATGCCGATGCTCTGTTCGATACCGAGGATATCACGGCCGATCTCAAATCACAACTTCTTCCCTTCAAGGAAAAATTCGAGTCAAGCTGTGGAAGTGTCGGAGAATCACTTTCGACAAGCCAGAAGCAACTACAGGAACTTGGTAACGTCATTAAGGACTTTCGTTCGATCAGCGTCGGAAACGAAGCCGACGAGACCGCAGCTACCTTTGGCGAGTTCGGCTCTTTTATCCAATTCCTGGCTGACCTCAAAAAGAACTGGGACGGCATTGTAACCAGCGAACTGGAAGCGCTACAGAAGGCAGTTACATACTACCGTGCGGCATACATGGACGGTCGCGAGATCGCCCAGGGTAATCAACAGATCCAGGCTGGGTACCTGATCGCAGAACTGTCGCGTCGCATCGGCGATCACAAGACTTCCAAAGAGTTCTTCAACTCGACCATCAAGGCTGGACAAGAGTATGTCTACCAGAACCGCAACGACAAGTCCCGAACGGCTCTGGCACGAAAGATCCTCGAACTAGCCATTGAGCAGGGGAAACTGAACATGGAAGCCATCAAGTCAGCGTGAAGCTCTGGAGTCAATGACCGTGGAATATGCTCTTAAACAATCAACCGAGCCGCTCAAACTCTGGGAAAAGATCGAGATCGTCGTGGGTGAAGGTCCCAGCGCTGGTCACTATGCCGCCCGCATAGAGGATTTCCAGGAGCACGGAGTCGTGGTTACTCCGCCCGAGCTTGTGTCCGGTAACACACTGCTGAGCAGCGGTTGCATCTGTCTGGTTATGCTGACCCGCGACGACGCCGTATACAAGTTCAGTACCCGGATCAGGACAGTCGAAACACTGAATCATAGACTCTATGTTCTGGACCCTCCGCAAAATGTCCGGCGTGTTCAGAGACGCCAGTATGTCCGCATTGATCTCTGGGAAAAAACACGCTTCGCCATTGTGGAGAAATACGCGGAGAATAAGGAAGGCGAGTCCGATCTTCAATGGGATGATGGGATCATTATCGACTTCAGTGCTGGTGGTGTATTGCTCAGGAGCAGTGATGAAATCGCGGTAGGAGCCATTCTGACCCTCTCCCTTGATTTCCTCAGCGAGCCAAATCTGCCCCAGATCATCGCGGCCGTGTGCCGAAGATCTTTTACCAGAGATGGATTGGCAATGGCTGGTATTGAGTTTCTGCGCCGCGACTTACTGGATCGAGTCTGCAACTCGGCCCAATTGAAAAGGCTACCCGAGGCTGTTCGGTCTTTTGATAAAGTAGCTCAGAACAGACTCGTCACCTACGTCTTCAAGCGTGAAGTAGAACTACGCGGTAAGGGGTTACTGTGAGTATCGAGATCGTCAAAAATCTTGGTGAGTCCGGGCCAGATCAGATCAGTATTACCCAATTGGACATATCTTCTCTGATCGGCCACAAAATCGTTCTCTTCTCAGACCAGTTTCCCAACCGACCTCTGGACAGTCGGGTGATCGCCGCTACGCGCCATACAGTGGCGATTGATCGCAGCGGTGGGAGTGGCTTGGTCAACAACCTCGTCAACAACCAGAGACTGACAGTCAGGATGGAATACAAAGGTGAGACGATCGCTATCCGTGGTACGCTCAAACGGATAGATGGAGGACGTTGTCAGGTACTCTTCGATGATACCGTACAGCCGTTATTCCGTCGTCGTTATCCCCGAATATTCCACTGTTGTTCGGTGAAGCTGGCTCCATTGAGGATTCAGACGTTTTCGCGCGAGCAACTTGCGCGCCTGCGTTGGATGATGACCGAGACAATCAATCTGTCCGGCGGGGGAACCCTCCTTAGTCTGTCTGCAAACCTGGAAAAGCCAGTCTACCTCCTTCTGAACATAGGCTGTAGCAATATTTCGTTTCCCGCTTTGCTGCTGGGCCAAGTCTGCCATTGCAAACAAAAGGCTGTCGGACAATTCGACATTGGTATTGAATTTCTTCCCCGTGAAGACCAGGAACGCTTGTTCTCGTCAACGATAATCAACCAGTTACCGCCAATCCTGTCGGCCTATGACGATGTGAGGCGAGCACTGTTGAGCAGAAGAATAGTAGCATGGATGCATGATGAAAACCATTGAATGGAAAGGAGTTCTGCGATGAATGACACGCCAAGAACTCGGTTTATCAACGACGTTGAAGTCACGGACAAAACATGGCAAGTCCGTAAACCCTTCAGGGTCAGTCAGGAGAACCAGCGCAGTTACATAAGGCTGGAGATTTCAACCCCTATGACGCTTCGGAAAGTACGTGACATGTTCGGCAATTTCTGGCCGACACAGGAGGATTACCACATTGATGGTGAGATTCTAAACATTTCCCCGGGGGGTGTTCTCGCTGACCTCAACCAACCCGTGAACGAAAACGACGTCGTTGCTCTCCGCTTTAGTCTTCAAGACGTGGAGACAATCGACAGCATTCTTGGACTCGTCAAACGGGTTGATCAGGATGATGATACATACCTAGCCGGGATCCAGTTCATCAGCCGGGAACAGTTGGAAGATCGTCTGTCCGAAGTAGAAATTGAGTTGCTGTCGGATAGTCTGAACGGTTTCGACAACCGCGTGGATGAAGTCATCAAGCGTTACCTTGTGAACGAAGGTGGGATCAACCGTGAGTAGATCTATAGCAGTTTCGGCTATGATCATCCTTATCACTCTACTGACTATCTGTTCGATGGTTGTAGCGCAGAGTGGACCGCGAACGGTTCTGGTATGGGTTGAAGAACACCCCCGTCCATGGGGGGAATCACAGATTGAAGAGTTGCTGATCCATAACCTCAGTCGAAATAGTAACCTCCGTGTTTTTTCGGCCAACACCAACTCG from the Candidatus Zixiibacteriota bacterium genome contains:
- a CDS encoding DUF2225 domain-containing protein translates to MSTDSPFFLSKVECPICKTINEFETVKMGAFVEEGRDTDFCPQEIKWRFPKYQSYNPLAFFVATCSNCYYSREFNNSFKEWKRDNNFRTYRLKVTKEVHLDQLATSDSVVKRLGEAIDMSRYPNETAIMKLFLAIFDEQTSDHHAKLDIGRFYLRIGWVFRGLQSFENPFQASLQGMLADLKSRYEAVWGAVDQSRKAIGTFGQYADALFDTEDITADLKSQLLPFKEKFESSCGSVGESLSTSQKQLQELGNVIKDFRSISVGNEADETAATFGEFGSFIQFLADLKKNWDGIVTSELEALQKAVTYYRAAYMDGREIAQGNQQIQAGYLIAELSRRIGDHKTSKEFFNSTIKAGQEYVYQNRNDKSRTALARKILELAIEQGKLNMEAIKSA
- a CDS encoding flagellar brake protein, encoding MTVEYALKQSTEPLKLWEKIEIVVGEGPSAGHYAARIEDFQEHGVVVTPPELVSGNTLLSSGCICLVMLTRDDAVYKFSTRIRTVETLNHRLYVLDPPQNVRRVQRRQYVRIDLWEKTRFAIVEKYAENKEGESDLQWDDGIIIDFSAGGVLLRSSDEIAVGAILTLSLDFLSEPNLPQIIAAVCRRSFTRDGLAMAGIEFLRRDLLDRVCNSAQLKRLPEAVRSFDKVAQNRLVTYVFKREVELRGKGLL
- a CDS encoding PilZ domain-containing protein, whose protein sequence is MSIEIVKNLGESGPDQISITQLDISSLIGHKIVLFSDQFPNRPLDSRVIAATRHTVAIDRSGGSGLVNNLVNNQRLTVRMEYKGETIAIRGTLKRIDGGRCQVLFDDTVQPLFRRRYPRIFHCCSVKLAPLRIQTFSREQLARLRWMMTETINLSGGGTLLSLSANLEKPVYLLLNIGCSNISFPALLLGQVCHCKQKAVGQFDIGIEFLPREDQERLFSSTIINQLPPILSAYDDVRRALLSRRIVAWMHDENH
- a CDS encoding PilZ domain-containing protein; the encoded protein is MNDTPRTRFINDVEVTDKTWQVRKPFRVSQENQRSYIRLEISTPMTLRKVRDMFGNFWPTQEDYHIDGEILNISPGGVLADLNQPVNENDVVALRFSLQDVETIDSILGLVKRVDQDDDTYLAGIQFISREQLEDRLSEVEIELLSDSLNGFDNRVDEVIKRYLVNEGGINRE